A stretch of the Saprospiraceae bacterium genome encodes the following:
- a CDS encoding response regulator transcription factor → MKQFKDIIKVALVEDDADIRKLTASLINIYPDLECIGSFSSAEEFENNLHTVNPDIVLMDIGLPGKSGIECIRDCSSMKETIQYLVYSDHQDSREVYDALAAGANGYVLKGTTPEKLAEAIRDMYQGGSPMSRQISRMVASSFKTNEKKHPDFEKLTPQEWEVLMRLERGLAYKEIAAERFVSEHTVRSQVRSIYEKLHVHTRTEALNKFHNR, encoded by the coding sequence TTGAAACAATTTAAGGATATTATAAAAGTAGCACTAGTCGAGGACGATGCTGACATCCGTAAATTGACAGCTAGTCTGATCAACATTTATCCTGATTTGGAGTGCATTGGTTCGTTTAGCTCTGCAGAAGAATTTGAAAACAATCTTCATACAGTCAATCCGGACATTGTATTAATGGATATTGGTTTACCCGGTAAATCAGGGATTGAATGCATACGCGATTGCAGCTCTATGAAAGAAACCATTCAATATTTGGTTTATTCCGACCACCAGGATTCCAGGGAAGTGTATGATGCATTAGCAGCAGGTGCCAATGGCTATGTATTAAAAGGAACCACGCCAGAAAAATTAGCAGAAGCAATACGGGACATGTACCAGGGTGGCTCCCCTATGTCCCGGCAAATCTCCCGCATGGTTGCCAGTTCGTTTAAAACCAACGAAAAGAAACATCCGGATTTTGAAAAACTTACACCCCAGGAATGGGAAGTCTTAATGCGTCTTGAACGCGGATTAGCTTATAAAGAAATCGCTGCCGAGCGATTCGTTTCAGAACACACTGTTCGATCCCAGGTACGCAGTATTTATGAAAAACTGCATGTACATACCCGGACAGAGGCTTTGAATAAATTTCATAATAGGTAG
- a CDS encoding carbonic anhydrase, which yields MSADLIKIDRIERIPEVYQNTPIAELFAYHNLGKTYQQYQQAQLLIGMCMDNRKHLSIPDNFAYIIRSGGANLRYSEFRVSYAIAVGNVRHLVLIGHNNCGMVNLMARKDLFIQGLITNAGWTREEAEDHFYHYEPIHEIGNEKHFIISETKRLRLRYPNVIIAPLMYLVEDNLLYLVEE from the coding sequence ATGTCAGCAGATTTAATCAAAATAGACCGCATCGAGCGTATTCCTGAAGTGTACCAAAATACTCCAATAGCTGAATTATTTGCCTATCACAATTTAGGAAAAACCTATCAGCAATACCAACAAGCCCAATTATTAATTGGGATGTGTATGGACAATCGAAAACATTTATCCATCCCGGATAATTTTGCCTACATCATCCGGTCCGGAGGCGCCAATCTGAGATACAGTGAATTTCGGGTGTCTTATGCCATTGCAGTCGGCAATGTGCGGCATTTAGTATTAATAGGCCACAATAATTGCGGTATGGTCAATTTGATGGCGCGAAAAGATTTATTTATTCAAGGATTGATTACCAATGCCGGCTGGACCCGTGAAGAAGCCGAAGACCATTTTTATCACTACGAACCAATCCATGAAATTGGCAATGAGAAACACTTTATTATCAGCGAGACCAAACGACTCCGTTTGCGCTACCCCAATGTCATCATTGCGCCTTTGATGTATTTGGTGGAGGATAATTTGTTGTATTTGGTAGAAGAATAG
- a CDS encoding phosphoribosylglycinamide formyltransferase — protein MKKRKIAIFASGNGTNADALIKHFKNHPDIQVGLILSSSSKAGVLKVAKEHNVPSSVVNKSLLSNNGYTTALLNLYDIDFIVLAGFLLLIPPFLVKQFDGKLINIHPALLPKHGGKGMYGLHVHQSVINEGDVESGITIHYVNEMYDRGKIIFQAKCKVDRRDNAEKLAKKVQELEHKYYPEWAEKLVLQTRFM, from the coding sequence ATGAAGAAACGAAAAATAGCCATATTTGCTTCAGGCAATGGAACCAATGCTGATGCATTAATTAAACATTTTAAGAATCATCCTGACATTCAAGTGGGCTTGATCCTTTCCAGTTCGAGTAAAGCAGGTGTTCTTAAAGTTGCAAAAGAACACAATGTCCCCTCTTCCGTTGTAAACAAATCCCTTTTATCCAACAATGGATATACAACAGCTCTCCTGAATTTATACGATATTGATTTTATCGTTTTGGCTGGCTTTTTATTATTGATACCACCCTTTTTGGTAAAACAATTTGATGGAAAATTGATCAACATCCATCCTGCATTATTACCCAAGCATGGAGGAAAAGGAATGTATGGATTGCACGTACATCAATCTGTTATCAATGAAGGAGATGTTGAAAGTGGAATTACCATTCATTATGTCAATGAGATGTATGACCGGGGTAAAATAATATTTCAAGCCAAATGCAAGGTGGATCGTCGGGACAATGCGGAAAAGCTTGCAAAGAAAGTGCAGGAACTTGAACACAAATATTATCCTGAATGGGCAGAAAAACTGGTATTACAAACCCGTTTTATGTAG
- a CDS encoding DUF4835 family protein: MKVFLTTCLICILFGSSLYSQELNASVRVNAPNLGLSDKSIVNQIERNVKDFLNNQKWTQDVFEPHEKIKCNFQITISADKGDNNLLLDIAVQATRPVFNASYETALLSIIDKQIPVIFDPYKNLENSKETYYDNLSAVLTYYAYLILALDYDSYSLEGGEAHLQLLNNMLNVLPASIKGADPSWSPTKDKKNTRYFLVENLLNPRMKGFRRAYYEYHRQCMDQFAKDPSGSRASLANILEDIGRANSSYPDTYLIKMFTYMKNQEILEIFKQGNPQEKKKVYDVMIQMDPANTSSYEPLIKS, from the coding sequence ATGAAAGTATTCCTAACGACCTGCCTGATTTGCATCCTGTTTGGTTCTTCACTCTACTCACAGGAACTCAATGCATCGGTTCGGGTAAATGCTCCCAATCTTGGATTAAGCGATAAATCCATTGTCAATCAAATTGAACGAAATGTAAAGGATTTTCTAAATAATCAGAAATGGACTCAAGATGTTTTTGAACCCCATGAAAAAATAAAATGCAATTTTCAAATTACGATCAGTGCAGACAAAGGCGACAACAACCTCTTATTGGATATTGCAGTGCAAGCTACCCGACCTGTATTTAATGCGAGCTATGAAACCGCTTTATTAAGTATTATTGACAAACAAATTCCTGTAATATTTGATCCCTACAAAAACCTTGAAAATTCTAAAGAAACCTATTACGATAATTTATCCGCGGTATTGACCTATTATGCCTATCTTATTTTGGCATTGGATTACGACAGCTACAGTTTGGAAGGTGGTGAAGCACATTTACAGTTACTAAATAATATGTTGAATGTATTGCCAGCATCCATTAAAGGGGCAGATCCTTCCTGGTCTCCTACCAAAGACAAAAAAAATACACGTTATTTTTTGGTAGAGAATTTATTAAATCCAAGGATGAAAGGATTTCGAAGGGCATATTATGAATACCATCGCCAATGCATGGATCAGTTTGCTAAAGATCCAAGCGGAAGCCGTGCGAGTTTAGCAAACATATTAGAAGACATTGGACGGGCCAATTCATCATATCCTGATACTTATTTAATAAAAATGTTTACTTATATGAAGAATCAGGAAATCCTGGAAATCTTCAAACAAGGAAATCCACAGGAAAAGAAAAAAGTGTATGATGTCATGATTCAAATGGATCCGGCCAATACGAGTAGTTACGAACCCTTGATAAAATCTTGA
- the coaBC gene encoding bifunctional phosphopantothenoylcysteine decarboxylase/phosphopantothenate--cysteine ligase CoaBC: MEGRKIILGITGSISAYKSAILLRLLVKAGAEVQIIFTEAAKEFVGPLSFSTLSNKPVLSGLSADQEWAKHVELGLWADLLVIAPASANTLAKLANGITDNLLTAVYLSAKCPIMLAPAMDLDMWKHPSTQKNIAQLQSYGNYVIPVGEGPLASGLIGPGRLAEPESIFQEIVHFFNPNQALLGKKILVTAGPTHEAIDPVRFIGNYASGKMGIRLAEEAVRMGAEVELIIGPSKEAIFDSPNLRITRIVSAQDLLSEVEKRIQETDIFILAAAVADFQPDRIADNKIKKSKHPDLTIRLIPTPDIAGFIGSHKTEKQFLCGFALETEELEKNAAIKLKNKNMDMIVMNSPNDPGAAFYSDSNKVSILDKSGKISSFDLKSKKEVAIDILNAILENK, from the coding sequence TTGGAAGGACGTAAAATAATCCTCGGCATAACAGGCAGTATCTCAGCCTACAAATCTGCTATACTCCTTCGTTTATTGGTTAAAGCTGGCGCCGAGGTACAAATTATTTTTACTGAAGCCGCCAAAGAATTTGTAGGCCCACTTAGTTTTTCAACTTTATCCAACAAACCGGTATTATCCGGATTAAGTGCTGACCAGGAATGGGCGAAACATGTTGAATTAGGTCTTTGGGCAGATTTGTTAGTGATAGCTCCAGCCAGCGCCAATACGCTTGCTAAATTAGCAAATGGCATTACCGATAATTTACTAACTGCAGTTTATTTATCAGCCAAATGCCCGATCATGTTAGCCCCTGCTATGGATTTGGATATGTGGAAACACCCTTCCACTCAAAAAAATATTGCGCAACTCCAATCCTATGGCAATTATGTGATTCCTGTTGGGGAGGGTCCATTAGCAAGTGGATTGATTGGTCCCGGACGATTGGCCGAACCTGAGTCTATTTTCCAGGAAATTGTACACTTTTTTAATCCGAATCAAGCTTTGCTTGGCAAAAAAATACTCGTCACTGCCGGGCCAACACATGAGGCCATTGACCCGGTGCGGTTTATTGGAAATTATGCTTCTGGAAAAATGGGGATCCGATTGGCAGAGGAAGCGGTTCGAATGGGCGCAGAGGTAGAACTTATTATAGGTCCAAGCAAAGAAGCCATATTTGACAGCCCAAATCTGAGGATTACACGAATTGTAAGTGCACAGGATCTTTTATCGGAAGTTGAAAAGCGTATCCAGGAAACGGATATCTTCATATTAGCTGCAGCTGTTGCTGATTTCCAACCCGACCGCATCGCTGACAATAAAATTAAAAAATCCAAGCATCCTGATTTAACAATCCGATTAATTCCGACACCAGACATTGCAGGTTTTATTGGAAGTCATAAAACAGAAAAACAGTTTTTATGTGGATTTGCCCTTGAAACAGAGGAACTTGAAAAAAATGCAGCCATTAAATTAAAAAACAAAAATATGGATATGATCGTTATGAATTCGCCAAACGATCCCGGTGCCGCTTTTTATTCGGATTCAAACAAGGTCAGCATTTTGGATAAGTCAGGAAAAATAAGTTCCTTTGATTTGAAGTCCAAAAAAGAGGTCGCAATCGATATATTAAATGCCATTCTTGAAAATAAATAA
- a CDS encoding DNA-directed RNA polymerase subunit omega: MIDIKTQVQGINPNVKARNIKDFTSATGNIYETINVLAKRANQLTNDIKEELVDKLEEFASHSDTIEEVHENKEQIEISKFYEKLPNPAIIATEEYLEGKIEFHYKNTTPDSE, encoded by the coding sequence ATGATAGATATCAAAACACAAGTGCAAGGAATTAATCCCAATGTTAAAGCCCGTAACATTAAAGACTTTACCAGTGCTACCGGCAATATTTATGAAACCATCAATGTCCTGGCAAAGCGTGCGAATCAATTGACCAATGATATTAAAGAAGAGTTGGTTGACAAATTAGAAGAATTTGCATCTCATTCAGATACGATTGAAGAAGTACATGAGAACAAAGAGCAAATTGAAATTTCAAAATTTTACGAGAAATTACCCAATCCTGCAATTATTGCAACTGAAGAATACCTCGAAGGTAAAATAGAATTTCACTATAAAAATACCACACCCGATTCCGAATAA
- the bamD gene encoding outer membrane protein assembly factor BamD: MRRSLLYVGCLFLVTFISCRSSFEKIRTSSDPNLILKAADKYYDDKSYIKAQTLYEQILTSFRGQKEAEIIYFKYSYTHYYLNQFDLSSHLFKTFANTFINSDKKEEADFMSVYSLYKTSPGYRLDQSNTEKAIDGFQLFVNTYPNSKRVEECNKLIDECRAKIEFKSFEAGKLYYDMNNYQSCVTSLKNVLNDFPETKNAREIRFLICKSAYLLAEHSIFEKQKERYLEARQYIEDFIQRYPSGKTTSEIKDYNKKINAKLKSTDYDRYQNTSARN, translated from the coding sequence ATGAGAAGATCATTACTTTACGTCGGTTGTCTGTTTTTAGTAACTTTTATAAGTTGCAGGTCAAGTTTTGAAAAAATTCGAACCAGTTCGGATCCAAACTTGATTCTTAAAGCAGCTGACAAGTATTACGATGATAAGTCTTACATAAAAGCTCAAACCTTGTATGAGCAAATTTTAACATCCTTTCGCGGACAAAAAGAAGCTGAAATCATTTATTTTAAATATTCGTATACCCACTACTATTTAAATCAATTTGATTTATCATCCCATCTTTTTAAAACTTTTGCAAATACCTTTATCAATAGCGATAAAAAAGAAGAAGCAGACTTTATGTCTGTTTATTCTTTGTATAAAACATCCCCAGGCTATCGGTTGGATCAGAGCAATACTGAAAAAGCCATTGATGGTTTTCAATTATTTGTCAATACCTATCCAAATTCAAAACGTGTTGAAGAATGCAATAAATTGATTGATGAGTGTCGTGCTAAAATTGAATTTAAATCTTTTGAAGCAGGGAAGCTGTATTATGATATGAATAATTATCAGTCCTGTGTCACAAGTCTTAAAAATGTTTTGAATGATTTCCCTGAAACTAAAAATGCACGGGAAATTCGTTTTCTCATTTGTAAGTCGGCTTATTTACTTGCTGAACACAGTATTTTTGAAAAACAAAAAGAACGCTATCTGGAAGCCCGACAATATATTGAAGATTTTATTCAACGGTATCCAAGCGGGAAAACTACCAGTGAAATTAAGGACTACAATAAAAAAATAAACGCTAAATTAAAATCAACGGATTATGATAGATATCAAAACACAAGTGCAAGGAATTAA
- a CDS encoding GH3 auxin-responsive promoter family protein, with translation MFLKDSLIHLIATASCKKLNRSYLKGVSHQDRQFKTLIHSARNTQFGLDHDFKSISNYDDYKAHVPVRDYEDFVPYLDQIRDGKQNILWKGLPKYLAKTSGTTSGTKYIPLTTDSIKNHLNSARNLLLHYVVKRPKTQIFNGDMFFLSGSPELCFTNNIAIGRLSGIVNHEVPYWFKFNKQPDDKTNRIQPWERKIEHLIAELHTKDIRVFSGIPPWIQMFCEHLLDFTGKSCVKDVFPNLSLYIHGGVNYAPYKQKIQQLIGGPIDLIETYPASEGFIAYQTDCEEDNMQLVVHDGIFYEFIEKEKIQDPDAERLSLANIQLNKDYAIVLSTNAGLWSYLIGDLVRFVSKDPHRIKFSGRISQFISAFGEHVISSEIDQAISYAQKKHRFDVVEFTVAPQVSPADNRSAYHEWFIEFSEIPKNIHEIAQTINGHLCELNSYYKDLIDGNLLDTLKIRPIRKNGFLDYMRQAGKLGEQFKVNRLSNDRKMADVLAKDILR, from the coding sequence ATGTTTTTAAAAGACAGCCTCATCCATTTAATTGCTACAGCTAGTTGTAAAAAATTGAATCGCAGTTATTTGAAAGGGGTTAGCCATCAGGATCGCCAATTTAAAACCTTAATACACTCCGCGAGAAATACACAATTTGGGCTTGATCATGATTTTAAATCCATTTCCAATTACGATGATTATAAAGCACATGTACCTGTAAGGGATTATGAAGATTTTGTTCCTTATCTTGATCAAATTCGTGATGGCAAGCAAAATATATTATGGAAAGGACTTCCAAAATATTTAGCCAAAACCTCCGGAACTACTTCAGGTACCAAATACATCCCATTAACTACGGATAGTATTAAAAATCATTTGAATTCAGCAAGAAATCTATTATTGCATTACGTAGTAAAACGACCTAAAACTCAAATTTTTAATGGGGACATGTTTTTCCTTTCAGGTTCACCTGAATTATGTTTTACAAACAATATTGCGATTGGAAGATTATCCGGAATCGTAAATCACGAAGTACCTTATTGGTTTAAATTCAATAAGCAACCCGATGATAAAACGAATCGGATACAACCCTGGGAGCGAAAAATAGAACATTTAATAGCCGAATTGCACACTAAGGATATCCGCGTTTTTAGTGGCATACCGCCTTGGATTCAAATGTTTTGTGAGCACTTGCTCGATTTTACCGGAAAATCCTGTGTAAAGGATGTTTTTCCAAATTTAAGCCTTTACATCCATGGAGGTGTAAATTATGCGCCCTACAAGCAGAAGATCCAACAACTCATAGGCGGACCCATAGATTTAATTGAAACCTATCCGGCAAGTGAAGGATTCATCGCGTATCAAACGGATTGCGAAGAAGACAATATGCAATTGGTTGTCCACGATGGGATATTTTATGAATTTATAGAAAAAGAAAAGATCCAGGATCCGGATGCCGAACGACTGAGTTTGGCAAACATCCAACTCAATAAAGACTATGCAATTGTTTTAAGCACAAATGCCGGACTCTGGTCCTATTTGATTGGTGATTTAGTTCGTTTTGTTTCAAAAGATCCACACCGGATTAAATTCAGTGGTCGGATCAGTCAATTTATTTCTGCTTTTGGCGAGCATGTCATCTCAAGTGAAATTGATCAGGCGATCAGTTATGCTCAAAAGAAACACCGTTTTGATGTCGTTGAGTTTACGGTTGCACCACAGGTAAGCCCTGCAGATAACCGCTCGGCTTATCATGAGTGGTTTATAGAATTTTCAGAAATCCCTAAGAATATCCATGAAATAGCTCAAACCATTAACGGGCATTTATGTGAGCTGAACAGTTATTATAAGGACCTGATCGACGGAAATCTATTGGATACCTTAAAGATCCGTCCCATCCGTAAAAATGGGTTCCTCGATTATATGCGTCAAGCCGGTAAATTAGGAGAACAATTTAAGGTAAACAGGCTCAGCAACGACCGAAAAATGGCCGATGTGCTGGCCAAAGACATTCTAAGATAG
- a CDS encoding outer membrane lipoprotein carrier protein LolA: protein MKSYRVMLLNLICLLSNLLVLFTPDTKAAMILDKTQNQYKKMGGMEIFFDYEQIEKGKSTGQNKGQLLSKDHKYRLILKDFEIYNNSKIQYTYLKRNKEVQITNPEESENKYQPAQLAAIHKAGTHQAKYIKLYKSKGKNSHIIELIPESKTETISKITLYISEKTNLIEKAEWQDMNGAKTIVVFTKTVASRLIDDAAFELKTDDLKGVHIEDLRDE from the coding sequence TTGAAATCCTATCGCGTCATGCTGCTCAATCTAATCTGTCTTTTAAGTAATTTACTTGTCCTTTTCACCCCAGATACCAAAGCGGCTATGATTTTGGATAAAACACAAAATCAATATAAAAAAATGGGCGGTATGGAAATCTTTTTTGATTACGAACAGATTGAAAAAGGAAAATCTACTGGACAGAATAAAGGGCAGCTCTTGTCAAAAGATCATAAGTATCGACTGATTCTAAAGGATTTTGAAATTTATAATAATTCAAAAATTCAATACACCTATTTAAAACGAAACAAAGAAGTTCAAATCACCAATCCGGAAGAATCTGAAAACAAATACCAACCCGCACAATTGGCAGCGATTCACAAAGCAGGTACCCATCAAGCCAAATACATTAAACTTTATAAAAGCAAAGGCAAAAACAGTCACATCATTGAATTGATTCCAGAATCAAAAACGGAAACCATTTCAAAAATAACTTTATACATATCTGAAAAAACAAATCTTATAGAAAAAGCTGAATGGCAGGATATGAATGGTGCTAAAACCATCGTAGTGTTTACAAAGACCGTTGCATCCCGGTTGATTGATGATGCTGCATTTGAGCTTAAAACAGATGACCTGAAGGGCGTCCACATCGAAGATCTTAGAGATGAGTAG
- a CDS encoding glycosyltransferase family 39 protein, producing MIDSLQKLIQSTWSIYLIFIISFALYANTLFHDFVLDDRVVYTENQFVQSGISGISNIFSNETFAGYFKDSGRKSTVGGGRYRPLTLAFFAVQHQVSGNNPFIAHLFNVLFYGLLNCIIFITLAKLLAYRYPHQAKLIAGIATLLFAIHPLHTEVVANIKGLDEIWSLLFSFSSLYFLLKTLESKKILHGILSGIFFMLALFSKENAIVFLALIPLAIYLFIPKEVKRSWLIYSPLVVSSALFIGIRIWVLGASFINSSRNFLENPWLQFRGERLVEMNPAEKYGTIFYSLLRYVYLNFIPYPLTHDYAPKSIAAVNLFSPLPILALGLAGAAIYFAFKWIKTKPLYSWSIFLFIIALIPTSNLFFSIGAYMGERFVFVSSLGICIMAAAFLLRFLQARYSWSIYLLPIIVLAFSARTIARNNAWKNNFTLFNSDYQHSSNSAKLNSSLGFTLLENYRKSDDKEANKYLVNQAIFHLKKALEIYPKYTDCVFLLGNAYYIIKDHKDAVATYEQYITMAPGDMSIMKNYQKALREYGRFLFHEEHNNQEAKQVLIKSLKLNPNDDQALELLGSAEAELGYLLKSLEYLSKSSQINPKSASVWANLYITYTRLGDKANAQIAINKGMEIDKDVVKKLMTVKAK from the coding sequence ATGATTGATTCTTTACAAAAACTGATTCAAAGCACCTGGAGCATATACTTGATTTTTATTATATCTTTTGCCCTTTATGCCAACACCCTATTTCATGATTTTGTATTAGACGATCGGGTTGTATATACCGAAAACCAATTTGTTCAAAGCGGGATCAGTGGCATCAGTAATATATTTTCTAATGAAACCTTTGCCGGATATTTTAAAGATTCAGGAAGAAAAAGTACAGTTGGAGGGGGGCGCTACAGACCCCTGACCCTCGCTTTCTTTGCCGTACAACATCAAGTTTCCGGAAATAATCCATTCATTGCCCATCTTTTTAATGTACTCTTTTATGGATTGTTAAATTGTATAATCTTTATTACGCTGGCCAAGTTACTCGCGTATCGATATCCCCATCAAGCCAAACTAATTGCAGGGATTGCGACCCTTTTATTTGCAATTCATCCGCTCCACACTGAAGTTGTTGCAAATATTAAAGGATTGGATGAAATTTGGTCTTTGTTGTTTTCATTTTCCAGTTTATATTTTTTATTAAAGACCCTTGAAAGCAAAAAAATACTTCACGGTATTTTATCCGGAATCTTTTTTATGCTGGCTTTATTTTCAAAAGAAAATGCAATTGTATTTTTGGCATTGATTCCACTTGCTATTTATTTATTTATTCCAAAAGAAGTAAAACGCAGTTGGTTAATCTATAGCCCATTGGTTGTTTCCTCTGCACTTTTTATCGGCATTCGTATATGGGTATTGGGAGCTAGTTTCATTAATAGTTCCAGAAATTTTTTGGAAAACCCCTGGTTGCAGTTTCGCGGCGAGCGACTTGTCGAAATGAATCCTGCTGAGAAATATGGTACCATTTTTTACAGTTTGTTGCGGTACGTTTATTTAAATTTTATACCCTACCCTTTGACGCATGATTATGCACCTAAAAGTATTGCAGCTGTAAATTTATTTTCACCTCTACCAATCCTGGCGCTTGGTTTGGCAGGTGCTGCAATCTACTTTGCATTTAAATGGATTAAAACCAAACCCCTCTATTCCTGGTCCATCTTCTTATTTATCATTGCATTGATCCCTACTTCCAACCTGTTCTTTTCAATAGGAGCTTACATGGGGGAACGATTTGTATTTGTATCTTCTTTGGGTATATGCATTATGGCGGCTGCGTTTCTGCTGCGCTTTTTACAAGCCCGCTATTCCTGGAGCATCTATTTATTACCTATTATAGTGCTTGCTTTTTCAGCGCGAACCATTGCACGAAATAATGCCTGGAAAAATAATTTTACTTTATTTAATTCTGACTACCAGCATTCCTCCAACAGTGCTAAATTAAATTCTTCCCTTGGATTTACCTTATTGGAAAACTATCGAAAATCCGATGACAAAGAAGCAAACAAATATTTGGTAAATCAGGCGATATTTCATTTGAAAAAAGCCCTGGAGATTTATCCAAAATACACGGATTGTGTGTTTCTATTAGGGAATGCGTATTACATCATTAAAGACCACAAAGATGCGGTAGCCACGTATGAACAATATATTACCATGGCTCCCGGCGATATGTCTATAATGAAAAATTATCAAAAAGCCTTGCGTGAATATGGCCGGTTTTTATTTCATGAAGAACATAATAATCAAGAAGCCAAACAAGTCTTAATCAAATCATTGAAATTAAATCCCAACGATGACCAGGCACTGGAGCTTTTGGGTAGTGCAGAAGCTGAACTGGGATATCTTTTAAAATCACTCGAATACCTTTCTAAATCATCTCAAATAAATCCAAAATCTGCATCTGTATGGGCGAATTTATACATTACCTACACGAGATTGGGTGACAAAGCAAATGCACAAATTGCGATTAATAAGGGAATGGAAATTGATAAAGATGTCGTTAAAAAATTAATGACCGTTAAAGCAAAGTAA
- a CDS encoding MFS transporter, protein MTKRIINLYRDSFAGLNINSWLLALVQLVNRAGTMVVPFMSMYMTQHIGVSITKAGMVMTCFGLGSIVGAYFGGKLTDRIGFYNLMLFSLIAGGCSYIFISFFENYYLICLATFIASVINESFRPASMAAISAYSNPDTLTRSGSLVRLSVNLGWAFGAAIGGWIASHNYQLLFYVDGITNILAGVLIFYKLPRLEIKPKREHSVMNKPVNQSAFKDRFYLYFILLTCLFGLCFFQIFTTLPIYLKTELFLSESQIGWVLGINGLFIAAFEMVAVYSLENFRRLRLIAMGTFITGLSFVIFNVVTMDAFGLGIISSAIISAGEILAMPFMLVFFMKRSNPSNIGQYASLYTIAYSVAHIVGSSSGSAIADHFGFETLWWLVGGLSTLVGLGFLYLDKIESRYPLRIPLNETRLA, encoded by the coding sequence ATGACCAAGCGAATCATCAATTTATATCGGGATTCATTTGCAGGATTGAATATCAATTCCTGGTTGCTTGCATTGGTTCAATTAGTCAACCGTGCAGGGACGATGGTCGTTCCTTTTATGTCCATGTATATGACTCAACATATTGGAGTGAGCATTACAAAAGCAGGTATGGTCATGACTTGTTTTGGATTGGGTTCTATCGTTGGCGCTTATTTTGGAGGCAAGCTTACAGATCGCATAGGATTTTATAATTTAATGCTATTTTCATTAATTGCCGGAGGCTGTTCGTATATTTTTATTTCCTTTTTTGAAAATTATTATCTGATCTGTCTTGCAACGTTTATTGCATCTGTAATTAATGAGAGTTTCCGACCCGCAAGCATGGCAGCAATTTCTGCTTACAGCAATCCGGATACACTCACCAGAAGCGGATCGCTTGTAAGATTGTCCGTTAATTTAGGATGGGCATTTGGCGCTGCTATTGGAGGCTGGATCGCATCTCATAATTATCAATTGTTATTTTACGTAGATGGCATTACCAATATTTTAGCAGGTGTTTTGATTTTTTATAAACTACCCAGATTGGAGATTAAACCAAAAAGAGAACACAGTGTGATGAACAAACCTGTTAATCAATCTGCATTTAAAGATCGGTTTTATTTATATTTTATTCTTTTGACTTGTTTGTTTGGACTTTGTTTTTTTCAAATATTTACAACACTTCCAATTTATTTAAAAACAGAATTATTCTTATCAGAAAGTCAAATTGGATGGGTATTGGGTATAAATGGTTTATTCATTGCTGCATTTGAGATGGTAGCGGTGTATTCGCTTGAAAATTTTAGAAGATTGCGATTGATTGCGATGGGAACATTTATAACGGGGCTTTCTTTTGTAATATTCAATGTGGTGACTATGGACGCATTTGGACTGGGTATAATATCCTCCGCAATCATATCTGCAGGTGAAATATTGGCCATGCCTTTTATGTTGGTCTTTTTTATGAAACGCAGCAATCCGTCCAATATTGGTCAATATGCATCCTTGTATACAATCGCATACAGCGTAGCACATATTGTTGGCAGCTCTTCAGGAAGTGCTATAGCCGATCATTTTGGATTCGAAACCCTTTGGTGGTTGGTTGGAGGCTTGTCAACCCTTGTCGGGCTGGGCTTCTTGTATTTGGATAAAATAGAATCCCGCTACCCGCTCCGTATCCCTTTAAATGAAACCAGATTAGCCTGA